The following are from one region of the Stanieria cyanosphaera PCC 7437 genome:
- a CDS encoding response regulator, which produces MITTRSKQTEEEISKLRVLVVDDDRDSRDLLLFYLEQIGAKVKSVASAKVAVEEIQFFQPEIILSDIFMPEENGFWLINQLKKMEKTSNRHLAAIAITAAAKAKDREKILSAGYDAYLSKPFLLDHLTALIAKVMQQNQQNRQKTA; this is translated from the coding sequence ATGATCACAACAAGAAGCAAGCAGACAGAAGAAGAGATCAGTAAATTACGAGTATTGGTAGTTGATGATGACAGAGATTCAAGGGACTTGTTGTTGTTTTATCTCGAGCAGATTGGTGCAAAAGTGAAATCAGTTGCTAGTGCCAAAGTAGCCGTAGAAGAAATCCAATTTTTTCAACCAGAAATTATTCTAAGTGATATTTTTATGCCCGAAGAAAATGGTTTTTGGTTGATTAATCAGTTAAAAAAGATGGAAAAAACCTCAAATAGACATCTGGCAGCGATCGCTATAACTGCTGCTGCTAAAGCCAAAGACCGCGAAAAAATCTTGTCAGCAGGTTATGATGCTTATCTTTCTAAGCCTTTTCTGTTAGACCATTTAACTGCATTAATCGCTAAAGTAATGCAACAAAATCAGCAAAATCGCCAAAAAACTGCCTAA
- the thiO gene encoding glycine oxidase ThiO, whose product MKATKDILVIGGGVIGLAIAVELKLRGASVTVVSRDFAQAASHAAAGMLAPMAEKISNPPMLDLCLKSRWLYPEWVRKLEDLTGITTGYLPSGIVAPVFNLPQSPSDLWLNRATLEMYQPGLGTAIVGGWWYPEDGQVDNRCLMRSLLQAAEILGVEIKEGVAVKAIEQRQGRVTSIFTSEGELEAEKYVLATGSWASQLLPIPVRPVKGQMLSLRMPTEANLHRVLFGEGIYLVPRRDGRLIIGATVEEVGWNPHNTPQGIQNLLNNAIKLFPAVANWQIEEFWSGFRPGTPDELPILGRSPCENLFLATGHYRNGILLAPVTASVIANLILEGKSDPLLSHFSCERFLAQPQPNFNSSNGYKMPLEIQTTVSQQLSTPTTINQTNQLTIAGRTFNSRLMTGTGKYPTIETMQQSVIASGCEIVTVAVRRVQTKAPGHEGLAEALDWNKIWMLPNTAGCQTAEEAIRVARLGREMAKLLGQEDNNFVKLEVIPDAKYLLPDPIGTLEAAEQLVKEGFAVLPYINADPLLAKRLEEIGCATVMPLGSPIGSGQGIKNAANIAIIIEEAKIPVVVDAGIGTPSEAAYAMELGADALLINSAIAMAQDPVAMARAMGLATEAGRLAYLSGRIPIKQYAAASSPLTGTIK is encoded by the coding sequence ATGAAGGCAACAAAAGATATTCTGGTGATTGGTGGTGGAGTTATCGGTCTGGCGATCGCAGTAGAATTAAAGTTGCGTGGGGCAAGTGTAACTGTGGTAAGTCGAGATTTTGCTCAAGCAGCTTCCCATGCAGCAGCAGGAATGCTCGCACCGATGGCGGAAAAAATTAGTAATCCCCCGATGCTAGATTTATGTCTGAAATCACGTTGGCTTTATCCTGAATGGGTTCGTAAATTAGAAGATTTAACTGGTATTACTACTGGTTATTTACCTTCTGGTATTGTTGCTCCTGTTTTTAATTTACCTCAATCTCCATCAGATTTATGGTTGAATCGAGCTACGCTAGAAATGTATCAACCTGGTTTAGGAACAGCAATAGTTGGGGGTTGGTGGTATCCTGAAGATGGACAAGTCGATAATCGTTGTTTAATGCGATCGCTTTTGCAAGCAGCTGAAATTTTAGGAGTAGAAATTAAGGAAGGAGTAGCAGTTAAAGCAATTGAACAACGACAGGGTAGAGTAACCAGTATTTTTACTTCTGAAGGAGAACTAGAAGCAGAAAAATATGTTTTAGCTACTGGTTCTTGGGCTAGTCAATTATTACCGATTCCTGTCCGCCCAGTCAAAGGACAAATGCTTTCTTTGAGAATGCCCACAGAAGCTAATCTGCATCGGGTATTATTTGGGGAAGGTATTTATTTAGTACCCCGACGAGATGGGCGTTTGATTATTGGGGCAACCGTAGAAGAAGTTGGTTGGAATCCTCATAATACACCTCAAGGAATCCAAAATTTATTAAATAATGCGATTAAATTGTTTCCTGCGGTCGCTAATTGGCAAATTGAAGAGTTTTGGTCAGGTTTTCGCCCAGGTACACCTGATGAACTGCCAATTTTAGGTAGAAGTCCTTGTGAAAATTTATTTTTGGCGACTGGGCATTATCGTAATGGTATTTTACTTGCTCCTGTTACTGCTTCTGTGATCGCCAATTTGATTTTAGAAGGAAAATCCGATCCTCTATTATCTCATTTTAGCTGCGAGCGATTTTTGGCTCAACCTCAGCCCAATTTTAATTCATCCAATGGTTACAAAATGCCTCTAGAAATTCAAACAACTGTTTCTCAACAACTCAGCACACCAACAACTATTAATCAAACTAATCAACTAACTATTGCTGGAAGAACTTTTAATTCTCGTTTGATGACAGGTACGGGTAAATATCCCACGATTGAAACCATGCAACAAAGCGTCATTGCTAGTGGTTGCGAGATTGTCACCGTCGCCGTGAGAAGAGTACAAACCAAAGCACCTGGACACGAAGGATTAGCAGAAGCTTTAGACTGGAATAAAATTTGGATGTTACCTAATACCGCAGGTTGTCAAACTGCCGAAGAAGCAATTCGAGTAGCGCGCTTAGGTAGAGAAATGGCGAAGTTATTAGGGCAAGAAGACAATAATTTCGTTAAATTAGAAGTTATTCCCGATGCTAAATATTTATTACCCGATCCGATTGGAACTTTAGAAGCAGCCGAACAACTAGTTAAAGAAGGTTTTGCCGTTTTACCTTATATTAATGCCGATCCGCTACTTGCTAAACGATTAGAAGAAATAGGTTGTGCCACAGTCATGCCTTTGGGTTCACCCATCGGTTCGGGACAGGGAATTAAAAACGCTGCTAATATTGCCATTATCATTGAAGAAGCCAAAATTCCTGTAGTGGTAGATGCAGGTATTGGTACGCCTAGTGAAGCTGCTTATGCAATGGAATTAGGGGCAGATGCCTTACTCATTAATAGTGCGATCGCAATGGCTCAAGATCCTGTTGCTATGGCGCGGGCAATGGGTTTAGCAACTGAAGCTGGTAGGCTAGCTTATTTATCAGGTAGAATTCCAATCAAACAATATGCTGCTGCTAGTTCTCCTTTAACAGGAACAATTAAATAA
- a CDS encoding PAS domain-containing protein, whose translation MNTQLQQKLNLAAEKGMVIHDADGSIQACNADAEKILGYTAEQLVGSSSFEPPWQTIHQDGSAFPPETHPASITLTTGQPCTNVVMGFYQPNGELIWLLLDSQPLLTGNQTKPYGVIVTFTDISPQKQLQFQQPPLKKISSPSSQASFQRRVLLIEDSQEDRLVYRRYLQTDSIWNYCFYEAESGEEGLELYQQCQPDLILLDYLLPDMDGLEWLSRWQQQTFEQRPPVIVLTGQGDERIAVEFLQQGAADYLVKNQITIDKLNLFVERAIEESKLRTQHQQTVIELQQNQQLLKQITEAIPGIIYLVDTLKQKNLYVNSQILPLLGYSPQQQLQEKNFVVRIMHPEDLARLPFHLQELNQAPIGKVCEFQYRMRHSNGQWRWFSSQDRVLSRTADGRLAQVLGIAQDISDAKHREAERKQIELDLRNSEERLRLATEASNMGMWFWDLVNDQLELTTRCKTLLGIAGDREVTYELFLKTLHPEDRDRIKIAVEECIEKKTYYNVEYRVVWSDGSVHWLVAKGKCFYDQHGKPLRMMGTLQNISGRKQIEKSLRESNRLITTILESMTDAFYALDRNWNFTYVNQEAARKLNKSKDELIGKNIWSEFASLFDTELYSQYHRAFNQQVTTRFEYYYSALASWFEISVYPSKQALSVYFRDISERKLAEKKLQENQKILKFALSGAKAGLWDWDIKSETLIWSQENYDLYGIDPNRQPLQYQDWESTLHPEDLERTNAEVQKVFNHESSEFRSEFRIFHPQQGIRWLLGLGNVTTDEQGEPIRFSGINIDISDRKQIEQELQQQTEKLIEANRIKDEFLAIVSHELRTPLNPILGWSQLLAMGKLDSEQTANGLETIHRNAKLQAQLIEDLLDVSRILRGKINLENTLVDLELVIRSAIATMQLAAEAKSIKIISTFAPNNEPVLGDPGRLQQIVWNLLSNAIKFTPEAGQVSIQLTTTSTYAQIQVQDTGKGIEPDFLPYVFELFRQAESSTIRKFGGLGLGLAIVRYLTELHGGTVQADSLGEGQGATFTVRIPIKAKTSKTPNTVSQPNSILNLKGIKVLVVDDEKDSQDLLAFILQQQGAKVTKVGSANDALIAITKSTPDLLISDIGMPEIDGYMLMRQLRQMPQGKELIAIALTAYAGESDRQQALAAGYQAHLPKPINLTELIKLTTQLMQLN comes from the coding sequence ATGAATACTCAATTACAACAGAAGTTAAATCTAGCAGCAGAAAAAGGAATGGTTATTCATGATGCTGATGGGAGTATTCAAGCTTGTAATGCTGATGCCGAGAAAATTTTGGGTTATACAGCCGAACAATTGGTGGGCAGTTCTTCGTTTGAACCACCTTGGCAGACAATTCATCAAGATGGTTCTGCTTTTCCGCCCGAAACTCATCCTGCGAGCATTACCTTAACTACCGGTCAACCTTGTACCAATGTAGTGATGGGTTTTTATCAGCCTAATGGGGAATTGATCTGGTTATTATTAGACTCTCAGCCTTTATTGACAGGAAATCAAACTAAGCCCTACGGAGTAATTGTAACTTTTACAGATATTAGCCCACAAAAGCAGTTACAATTCCAGCAGCCTCCTCTCAAAAAAATTTCCTCACCTTCATCTCAAGCATCTTTTCAACGAAGAGTCTTATTAATCGAAGATAGTCAAGAAGACCGACTAGTATACCGCCGTTACCTACAAACAGATTCAATCTGGAACTATTGTTTTTACGAAGCTGAATCAGGAGAAGAAGGATTAGAACTTTATCAGCAGTGTCAACCCGATTTAATTTTGCTCGATTACCTTTTACCCGATATGGATGGGTTGGAATGGTTATCTCGATGGCAACAACAAACCTTTGAGCAACGTCCCCCTGTAATTGTTTTGACTGGACAAGGAGACGAACGAATAGCAGTGGAGTTTCTTCAACAAGGTGCTGCTGATTATTTAGTGAAAAATCAAATCACTATAGATAAATTAAACTTATTTGTTGAGCGAGCCATTGAAGAATCAAAGTTACGCACTCAACACCAGCAGACTGTAATTGAATTACAACAAAATCAACAGTTATTGAAACAGATTACTGAAGCTATTCCTGGCATTATTTATTTAGTCGATACCCTCAAACAAAAAAATCTCTATGTTAATTCCCAAATTTTACCTTTATTAGGTTATTCACCCCAACAACAACTACAAGAAAAAAATTTTGTAGTTCGTATTATGCACCCTGAAGATCTGGCACGCTTACCCTTTCATTTACAAGAGCTTAATCAAGCTCCCATCGGTAAAGTTTGTGAATTTCAATATCGAATGCGCCACAGTAATGGTCAATGGCGATGGTTTTCTAGTCAAGACCGCGTTTTAAGCCGTACTGCGGATGGAAGACTAGCTCAAGTTTTAGGTATTGCCCAAGATATCAGCGACGCCAAACACCGCGAAGCAGAACGCAAACAAATCGAGCTAGATCTGCGTAATAGTGAAGAACGCTTACGTCTGGCTACCGAAGCTTCTAATATGGGGATGTGGTTTTGGGATTTAGTCAATGACCAATTAGAATTGACAACTCGTTGTAAAACTTTATTAGGCATTGCTGGTGATCGTGAAGTAACTTACGAGCTATTTTTAAAAACTTTACATCCAGAAGACCGCGATCGCATTAAAATAGCTGTTGAAGAGTGTATTGAAAAGAAAACTTACTACAACGTAGAGTATCGGGTTGTTTGGTCAGATGGCAGTGTGCATTGGCTAGTTGCTAAAGGAAAATGTTTTTATGACCAACATGGCAAACCTCTGCGCATGATGGGGACTTTACAAAATATTAGCGGACGCAAGCAAATCGAAAAATCTCTGCGAGAATCAAATCGACTGATTACCACTATTCTCGAAAGTATGACCGATGCTTTTTATGCTCTCGACCGCAACTGGAATTTTACTTATGTCAATCAAGAAGCAGCACGAAAACTTAACAAATCGAAAGATGAACTGATAGGCAAAAATATTTGGTCGGAATTTGCTTCTTTGTTTGACACCGAATTGTATTCACAATATCATCGAGCTTTCAATCAGCAGGTTACTACTAGATTTGAATATTATTATTCTGCTTTAGCGAGTTGGTTTGAAATATCTGTCTATCCTTCAAAACAAGCTTTATCAGTATATTTTCGTGATATTAGCGAGCGCAAACTAGCAGAAAAAAAACTGCAAGAAAATCAAAAGATACTCAAATTCGCTCTATCAGGTGCTAAAGCGGGTTTGTGGGACTGGGATATCAAGAGCGAAACCTTAATTTGGTCACAAGAAAATTATGATTTATATGGAATTGACCCCAATCGCCAACCGCTACAATACCAAGATTGGGAAAGTACATTACATCCAGAGGATTTGGAACGTACCAACGCTGAGGTTCAAAAAGTCTTTAACCACGAAAGTTCTGAATTTCGCTCTGAATTTAGGATTTTTCATCCTCAACAGGGAATTCGCTGGTTACTAGGATTAGGTAATGTAACTACCGATGAACAAGGAGAACCAATTAGATTTAGTGGGATTAATATTGATATAAGCGATCGCAAACAGATAGAACAAGAACTTCAACAACAAACTGAAAAACTAATCGAAGCAAATCGAATTAAAGATGAGTTTTTAGCGATTGTTTCCCATGAGCTACGTACTCCACTTAATCCTATCCTGGGTTGGTCACAATTATTAGCAATGGGAAAATTAGATTCTGAGCAAACTGCTAATGGGTTAGAAACCATTCACCGCAACGCCAAGCTACAAGCGCAGTTAATTGAAGACCTCCTTGATGTTTCTCGTATCCTGCGAGGCAAAATTAATCTTGAGAATACTTTAGTAGATTTAGAATTAGTCATTCGATCAGCGATCGCAACTATGCAATTAGCAGCCGAAGCCAAATCAATCAAAATTATTAGTACTTTTGCACCAAATAACGAACCAGTTTTGGGCGATCCAGGTCGTCTTCAACAAATTGTCTGGAATCTTCTTTCCAATGCGATCAAGTTTACACCAGAAGCAGGACAAGTAAGTATTCAATTAACCACAACTAGCACTTATGCCCAAATTCAAGTCCAAGATACTGGCAAAGGCATTGAACCAGACTTTCTTCCTTATGTGTTTGAACTTTTTCGCCAAGCAGAAAGTTCTACAATTCGCAAATTTGGTGGATTGGGATTAGGACTAGCGATTGTTCGTTACCTAACCGAACTTCATGGCGGTACAGTACAAGCTGATAGTTTAGGCGAAGGACAAGGTGCTACTTTTACCGTTAGGATTCCAATTAAAGCAAAGACTAGCAAAACACCTAATACCGTTTCTCAGCCCAATAGTATTCTTAATTTAAAAGGAATTAAAGTTTTAGTAGTCGATGATGAAAAAGATTCACAAGATTTACTTGCTTTTATCCTTCAACAACAGGGTGCTAAAGTCACTAAAGTAGGCTCGGCAAACGACGCACTAATAGCTATTACTAAATCAACTCCAGATTTATTAATTAGTGATATTGGAATGCCAGAAATTGATGGTTATATGTTGATGCGTCAACTGCGTCAGATGCCTCAAGGGAAAGAATTAATTGCGATCGCTTTAACTGCTTACGCAGGAGAATCAGACCGACAACAGGCACTAGCAGCAGGTTATCAAGCACACTTACCTAAACCGATTAACTTGACTGAGTTAATTAAGCTGACTACTCAACTCATGCAACTGAATTGA